A DNA window from Solanum lycopersicum chromosome 3, SLM_r2.1 contains the following coding sequences:
- the LOC101245529 gene encoding uncharacterized protein, with translation MAKQKETSAMEIDDQSSIPSDQISNPKFSVNVLQLLKSAQMQHGLRFGDYARYRRYCTARLRRLYKSLKFTHGRLKYTKRPISITTVTEVRFLHVVLYTAERAWSHAMEKKTLPDGPNARQRSYLIGRLRKAVKWASLFQELCSIKGDSRTSLEAEAYAAYMKGSLLFEQDQNWDVALKCFKSARAVYEELGKYGDLENQVLCRERVEELEPSIRYCLHKIGESNLQTSELVSIGEMEGPALDLFKAKLEAAMAEARSQQAASMTEFHWLGNRFPISNAKTRVSILKAQELEKDIHGSAADSLPAEKKLVLYDKIFAAYHEARSCIRNDLVTAANSENVKDELSGLDKAIGAILGQRTIERNQLLVKIAKSKLNKVRDDKNEKVTKPEELVRLYDLLLQNTADLSDLVSSGRDRKMEEIALAEECELKSMIFRAERCFYLAKSYSSAGKRTEAYALYSRAHSLADAALMKLQSANAADQVIINELRTLCNESRSNSYVEHAKGIMEEEKAPENLSKKISNISLNGTDKKMEKLLMEKLDTYESAVGEANMKVAPRIETFPPAFQPVPRNPIVLDLAYNLIDFPSLDARMKKDKKGFISRFWG, from the exons ATGGCAAAGCAGAAGGAAACTTCCGCCATGGAAATTGACGATCAGAGTTCTATTCCTTCTGATCAGATCAGTAACCCTAAGTTCTCCGTCAATG TGTTACAACTTTTAAAATCTGCTCAAATGCAGCATGGATTGCGATTCGGCGATTACGCTCGTTATAG GAGGTATTGTACGGCTCGATTAAGGAGATTATATAAATCGCTCAAGTTCACTCACGGACGTTTGAAGTACACTAAGCGTCCAATATCAATAACTACGGTTACTGAAGTGAG ATTTCTTCACGTGGTTCTCTATACAGCTGAGAGAGCTTGGAGTCATGCTATGGAAAAGAAAACTTTGCCTGATGGACCGAATGCACGCCAAAGAAGTTATCTCATTGGTCGGTTGAGAAAGGCGGTTAAATGGGCTAGTCTTTTCCAGGAATTATGTTCCATCAAGGGAGATTCGAGAACATCTTTAGAAGCGGAG GCTTATGCTGCATACATGAAAGGGAGTTTATTGTTTGAACAAGATCAAAACTGGGACGTTGCTCTAAAGTGTTTCAAAAGTGCCAG GGCTGTGTATGAGGAGCTTGGAAAATATGGAGATCTAGAGAACCAAGTATTGTGCCGTGAGCGGGTTGAGGAACTAGAACCTAGTATCAGATATTGCTTACACAAGATTGGTGAGTCTAACTTACAAACTTCTGAACTCGTTTCCATCGGTGAAATGGAAGGGCCTGCACTGGACCTTTTCAAAGCAAAGTTGGAG GCTGCTATGGCAGAGGCAAGATCTCAGCAGGCAGCATCTATGACAGAATTCCATTGGCTTGGAAATAGATTTCCAATTTCAAATGCAAAGACACGGGTGTCCATTCTGAAAG CCCAGGAACTGGAGAAAGATATCCATGGTTCAGCTGCTGATTCTCTTCCAGCAGAGAAGAAACTTGTGTTGTATGACAAAATATTTGCAGCATATCACGAAGCCAGGAGCTGCATCCGGAATGACCTG GTTACGGCTGCTAATTCGGAAAATGTTAAGGATGAGTTAAGTGGACTGGATAAAGCCATTGGTGCAATTTTAGGGCAGCGAACCATTGAGAGGAATCAGTTGCTAGTTAAAATAGCTAAAAGCAAGCTCAACAAGGTCCGtgatgataaaaatgaaaaggtCACAAAACCAGAGGAGCTTGTTCGGCTGTATGATCTACTGCTACAG AATACTGCTGATCTTTCTGATCTAGTTAGTTCTGGTAGAGatagaaaaatggaagaaattgCCTTAGCTGAAGAGTGCGAGCTGAAAAGTATGATTTTCCGAGCAGAAAG GTGCTTCTACTTAGCAAAGTCCTATAGTTCGGCGGGTAAGAGGACAGAAGCTTATGCCTTGTACTCTCGAGCTCATTCTTTAGCTGATGCAGCTCTTATGAAGCTGCAGTCTGCGAATGCTGCTGATCAG GTCATCATCAATGAACTGAGAACACTGTGTAACGAGAGCAGATCTAACAGCTATGTTGAGCATGCCAAAGGAATTATGGAGGAGGAAAAGGCTCCAGAAAATCTCTCGAAAAAGATATCAAATATTTCATTGAATGGAACTGATAAGAAG aTGGAGAAACTTCTCATGGAAAAGTTGGATACATACGAATCAGCTGTTGGTGAAGCCAACATGAAGGTTGCTCCTCGAATTGAAACATTTCCGCCTGCCTTCCAACCAGTTCCTCGTAATCCCATCGTATTGGACCTGGCTTATAACCTTATTGACTTTCCATCGCTGGACGCTCGTATGAAGAAAGATAAGAAAGGTTTTATTAGTAGGTTTTGGGGCtga
- the LOC104646443 gene encoding uncharacterized protein, producing MREHHLQTPLKELGNRRSKSISADQTKKQIKSTRKNLNSVFESQAASSFSQSSIGTSSLFSDDHSLLTESASEDLLIPETSPSSEAVDPLVDLTPLSSTVTSDKFKECTGSNSRNEIPQISDVNFGSVEAEMAVKYLREAQVQVVNATDIDIRYKNLLDAFMNTVVEEFYGLPEDKDCYNAIVSKKLHLVTLTFLLWIIAVFIGFFFHSGENHSFHGPLPT from the exons ATGAGAGAACATCATCTTCAAACACCATTGAAGGAGCTCGGAAATCGCCGATCAAAATCCATCTCCGCCGATCAAACTAAGAAGCAGATCAAA AGCACTAGGAAGAACTTGAATTCTGTGTTTGAATCGCAAGCTGCCTCCTCATTTTCTCAATCATCGATCGGCACTTCTTCTCTGTTTTCAGATGATCATAGTCTACTCACTGAATCTGCCTCTGAG GACTTGTTGATTCCAGAGACTTCTCCTTCATCAGAGGCAGTGGATCCTCTAGTTGATCTGACTCCATTGTCATCGACAGTAACTTCTGACAAGTTCAAAGAATGCACTGGTTCGAATAGCCGTAATGAAATTCCACAAATTAGTGATGTGAATTTTGGTTCTGTTGAGGCTGAAATGGCAGTAAAGTACCTAAGAGAAGCTCAAGTGCAAGTGGTGAATGCAACAGATATTGATATTCGGTATAAGAACCTTCTCGATGCTTTCATGAACACTGTAGTTGAAGAGTTCTATGGACTGCCAGAAGACAAGGACTGCTATAATGCCATTGTCTCAAAGAAACTCCATTTGGTGACACTGACTTTCTTGCTGTGGATAATTGCTGTTTTCATCGGATTCTTCTTCCATTCGGGCGAAAATCACTCTTTCCATGGACCTTTACCTACCTAA
- the LOC101245827 gene encoding uncharacterized protein, with the protein MRPLSSSSPPVLPNDASESGESAERRLHEAEERLREAIEELQRRQRRARGIYPPCDHADESCVANAIGNVCQSFLLSYGVRVGIGILLRAFKLARRQSYSSLLDLKQLVSEKDLIVREEACRIGLLFGGFSGSYHALRCLLRKLRRKETPLNAILAGSVAGLSILALDDSNRRRTLALYLLARLSQCAYNSAKSKNQFHLWGSHWSHGDSLLFAFACAQVMYSFIMRPESLPKAYRDFIQKTGPVAAPVYKAVKDCCRGSPVDVASLHAYLSKAKGSTTIKLEEFPSIIPCSVIHPGTKSCLVHDANAAAATFRKTFPLYFSLTFVPFVVLRLQKFMDAPTRTCWYALTGAVRSTTFLSAFVGIFQAVICCHRKVASKDHKLVYWLAGALSGLSVLLEKKARRGELALYVLPRAADSLWYILVNRHLLPDIKNAEVPLFCACMGGIMYYLEHEPDTMAPFLRGLIRRFLASRISNPTPPSNKGASYTYLHTHDATKETKMPEIRETETLTAEKYNLESISGL; encoded by the exons ATGCGTCCTCTGTCCTCTTCTTCGCCGCCGGTTTTACCCAACGATGCTTCTGAAAGCGGTGAATCCGCCGAGCGCCGTCTTCATGAGGCGGAGGAGCGCTTAAGAGAGGCAATTGAAGAGCTTCAACGCCGGCAACGTCGTGCCAGAGGTATCTATCCGCCCTGTGACCATGCCGATGAATCATGTGTTGCTAACGCAATTGGTAACGTTTGCCAaagttttcttctctcttatGGTGTTCGCGTTGGCATCGGTATCCTCCTCCGTGCTTTTAAGCTAGCTCGTCGCCAGTCCTATTCTTCTCTACTCGATCTCAAG CAACTTGTGTCCGAAAAAGACCTAATTGTAAGAGAGGAAGCATGTCGAATTGGTTTGCTCTTTGGGGGATTTAGTGGTTCATATCATGCTCTAAGATGTTTGCTAAGAAAGCTGAGAAGAAAAGAGACACCCCTAAATGC AATTTTAGCAGGTTCAGTGGCAGGTCTGTCTATTTTAGCATTAGATGATTCCAACAGGCGGCGGACTCTTGCCTTGTATCTTCTGGCAAGGCTGTCTCAG TGTGCGTATAATTCTGCCAAATCCAAGAACCAGTTTCATCTCTGGGGAAGTCACTGGAGTCATGGGGATTCTTTACTCTTTGCATTCGCATGTGCCCAG GTTATGTATTCCTTCATAATGCGTCCTGAGAGCCTTCCAAAAGCATATAGAGATTTCATTCAGAAGACTGGGCCTGTTGCAGCACCAGTATACAAAGCTGTTAAGGATTGCTGTAGAGGCTCTCCAGTTGATGTTGCTTCATTACATGCCTATTTGTCCAAAGCAAAGGGCTCTACTACTATAAAGTTGGAAGAGTTTCCTTCTATTATTCCATGCTCTGTAATTCACCCTGGGACCAAATCTTGCTTAGTTCACGATGCTAATGCAGCGGCTGCTACTTTCCGGAAAACATTTCCTCTTTACTTCTCTTTGACTTTTGTGCCCTTTGTCGTTCTACGCTTACAGAAG TTTATGGACGCTCCTACACGCACCTGTTGGTATGCTCTTACAGGGGCTGTTCGCTCGACAACCTTCTTGTCCGCTTTTGTTGGAATCTTTCAG GCTGTCATATGTTGCCACCGGAAGGTGGCATCAAAAGACCATAAGCTTGTATATTGGTTAGCTGGGGCTCTCTCAGGCCTCTCTGTGTTGCTTGAGAAGAAAGCTAGACGTGGGGAACTTGCCTTGtatgttcttcctcgagctgcAGATTCTTTGTGGTATATATTGGTGAATCGCCATTTGCTTCCAGATATCAAGAATGCTGAG GTGCCCTTGTTTTGTGCCTGTATGGGTGGTATTATGTACTACCTGGAGCATGAACCAGACACCATGGCTCCCTTCCTCAGAGGCCTGATCCGCCGCTTCCTTGCTAGCAGAATCAGCAATCCTACTCCCCCATCAAATAAGGGTGCCTCCTATACATATCTGCACACTCACGATGCCACGAAGGAGACAAAAATGCCAGAAATTCGTGAAACTGAAACTTTAACTGCAGAGAAATACAACCTTGAATCAATATCAGGACTTTGA